Part of the Hippoglossus stenolepis isolate QCI-W04-F060 chromosome 4, HSTE1.2, whole genome shotgun sequence genome is shown below.
CAGCAATGCCTTCACTTTGTGCTTTTCAGACAGGACTTGTATTTGAGCAGAGAGTTCCTTGTTGCTGGACAGCGAGGCccagcagaggagcaggacgAGGACCTCGGCACAGGAGAGAGGCTGCGGGAGCAGGGAGAGTCGCTCGGCCTCTTTGTTTACATTGAGAGCTGTCCCACGATGCTTCAGTATGGAGCACAGGGTCTCCAGATACATGCTGAGCTCGGCAGCCTTCAGACCCGCCAACCTGTCAGGAGGaggtcaaacaaacactcacatccTTGACCAAGAGACAGTCAACATTTACTATGTGTAACGTCAACAACGTCTGATAACAACTGCCTGaaaattaaacttaaattacatttattgcaCTTTTAAATGTCCCTGACAGTTTTGGGGGCTTTACCTGAGGTGTCTGCTGATGGCCAACGTCGCACACAGGAATTCACAGACGAAAGGTAGAGGGAGACACTTCACTGAGCTCGGAGGTTTCTCTTCTGCAGACACGGAGGTTTCAGCTGCAtccaccttcttctccttctgcccGAGGTTTGTAAACCACAGCACGTGGAGCAGATCTACGACGGCACTGAGCAGACGCAGGTCTCGATTCCTGAGGGGAATGATAATAACAGAGTGATGTGGAGAATATGAAGAGATTATGGTAATATTACGAATGATAATGTCAAAATGAAGACGGGACCTTACCTTTTTTCCACCAACTGTGTCATCCAGGTTAGGAGTCCACAGCTTTTGGTGAGGTTATAAGCTGCTTTGTTCACACGGGCGGCCTGGCTCAACACCCTGATAATCTGCGCCTAATGGAGAGATtcatgcaaaataaaaacacatttaattgtttTCCTTATGTGTATTTCTGAGCGTCAAGCACCTTCCCCTCATTAGTTTTCATGCTTGATTTCCcaatattttcttcttcttttcatgcctCTCTTCTGAGTTTACAACTTTATCAGCTTTCCTGATTTCATTATCAGTGTGTTGGATCATTGTGATTCCCGCAGTGCGTACCTGTGACTGGTCATCACACAGGGGACTGCTGCTGAAGCCCAAAATGCTCCTGAAGATGCCTTGTTGCTCGCACAATTCGTAGCAGTGCCCATCACTTATCCCTTCCTCCAGCACGCTCAGGATCCACTCGCGTTCCATCTTGTGCTgcggaaaaaaacaaaacaaggacgGAAATCTAACACCCCTTCACTGAAACAGATAAGATCAGTCTGAGCTGAGCAAACAAACCGATGAAGGTTGAAAGTTGTTGATGCACTGAGAGTTTATTTTCACAGTCCTTCATTTGTTCAGGGTAAAATTCATCCATCCCGATGTTAAGGCCACAGTGCTGcattttgtgttgtggctttggAGCGTAGCAGTTTCTGTATCTGGGAGTTTTCATGCTGCGTGGTGACAACCCGAGCTACAATGTACTCAAACTGGTAGTCTTTTAGTAGGAGGCCTCATTTGAGCTggttttactttgttactttttactttggttttcCTTGATCCTGTTTTGTGAAGAATCATAAAGAATTTTTTCATAATCTTTTATTCTTACACATCTCATTCCCTCGACTTCAcagaacaagaaaaataaagaataaatggtATTTTGGCAGTTTCCTACATTACCTCTAAGTCAAAACCATAGAATAGCTTGAAGAACTCTGGGACTCTTCTGAAGTCCAAACTCTGATGGGACAGGAGGAATCGGTTTAAAACCATGTACATGTGGTCCTCtgggaaaacagaaacaacaaggaTATAAGGGTCATTGATCTTGAGGGCAAAGTCAGCAGTGGTAGGATATTTAACATCTTTAACAAACATTGTTAAATATCAGGAGTCAAATGACACAGTTCTCATGGATACACACCAGGTTTTAGCATCTGCTGAGCTCCTTTCGTGACGTACGTGGTCATGACAAAGGGAAGTCTTTGATTCGGATTATGAATCCCGTTCTTCACCGTGTCCATCAGGTACAGAAGCTGTTTGACCAAAAACAAACCACGTCAACGATTCTCAAGGAAATTTCTCTCACATACACCTCATTCAAACCTGGTATTAAAACATCCGTCCTGTGAGGTGAGGTGTGAATTcaccaaacacacatttagGATGCATTCACTGCAACACTTACAactgacacatctgtaaactcagactggctaaaaacataatttgttcTTGGCAAACGAATGACGTACGTTTCTATTTGCTTATAAAGCAGGAAactgagatccgatcacaagattctaatatcaggtgtgaacacaGGTACTTTGTGCTGTCCACTTGTTTTTGAATCTCTCAGCACAGATGTTGATACCACTAATGAACCGGGCCTTATTCACACACCACCTCCCTGTGACTTTACCTGTCCCTTCTCCCTGAACCGAGCGCCCTCCAGGTGTTGGTAGAAGCAGCTCAGCACGTGGTACGCTGCTGCTCTCACCTTCGGGTCGTAGCTACTCAGACACATTACTGTAAATCCCAGAGCGTGGCTGGACACAAACTTGAGGCAGTCAATCACACATTCTGTCAGAGAGAAGATAAAGAATACAACACATGTAAACCTTAATGACccacactgatgatgatgaggagtaATGACAACAGAGGTGAAAATATCCTCACCTGGCTGAAGTATGGAACTGaagagaggcagaagaaaacAGGGATCATACACGTTCCCAAGGTCCTTCACTGTGTTATTGTTGGTCAGCAGCTCACTGCCTTCCTATAAGGGAGGGGAAAAACAAGTATTAGGTCAAATTTTCCCAATAACAAAACCACTGTCTCACTTACTACTAATGGTATCTCGCCAAACagataagaaaaacatttgaaaataacaaCACTGTCGATAGTTTGGTATCTCAAAATATCTACAAATATGGTGCAGGAAAGTAAACACGAATTCAGATATCAACCTGTAGGATGAGTCTACGCCGCTGTGGAAATTGTGCGATAGTCTGGAGCATCCCTTCAGGTTTCAGCAGAGCCAACAGGTCGTCGGAGCTCGCCTGCTTCCACAGAGACGCTCCCAGACTCGTCCTGGTCTTGTGGTGCTCCACAGCTGCTGAGCCCCACAGGAAGGACCTGCAGTCGAAAAGTCAGGGTGAGTGTTTGGATTAAACAAGCGCACTTGTTGAGCCTGTGCAacatatagactgtatataaagatcaatGGCACAACAGCTACACAAGTCAAATAATtagattgccccctggtggctggctgcagtataggtcataatccCAACGTtatccatgttagcagatgggacgtgaACCAAAAAGTACACAGgaaatattgtatataaagaaagtttctgtcatttcagattgttcttgtcacactgatgttttttcaagtgttaatttttctgttaagtttggttttaattcgttattttGATGCAAAACGCGGTGAAACGTCATCAtcgactcgtgattggtcaaacgaATGTATTGGGAGGACCTCGATACCGCAGCTCTTTTGGTGCAACATTAAAAAGACTGAAAGTGACTTACTGAAACTTCAGCAGGCTGACTTGGTTTCTTTCGTATTCCTGAAGAAGCAGTAACAGCTTCTGATCTgcaccaacaaaacaaaatgtgagaaacaacaacaaacacaaaaaccttgaaagtcttgttcctgtttcctgttttacctGAAGTATTCAGCGTGGCTCCATATGCTCCcagtaataaaacaaagtgaCTGATGTTGCAGACTGTTGGGCATTTCCTCACcaggcagagaagaagagacactAACGCTTCTGAAATTACAACAAAATGAACATGTTTATAATCAGCGGTTGAGGAATAGAGCTTCATGTTTGTAACTTGGTCTATTTTTATGTACGGTACCTTTGGCTTGACATCTGCTGGGCTCTTCATCCGAGTCGAGCATGGTGGGCAGGAAGAGAGAATGGCTGCTGGTCATCATGTGAAGTGTCGGCAAAGGTATCAGATCCTTCTGCACTTCACTGTCGCCATACATCACTTTCAACAGGCTGCTCAAAGTGTCCAGGAAGTGATGATCTCTGTACCGATATCTAGGGAGGAAGAATATTTCTGATAAACCTTTGAGCCGTTTTGATCAAATAGCGAAAACAGATTGCGACAGATATCTCACTTCAGTCCATTCTTGACCAAACTGTTCCATTCAGCTGCAGTGACGTCTTCGGCTGAAGTCTGCGTGAAGAAGATTCATTAATGAAATGCATGAAATGAAGCCAGACAATGAAGAGCATGTGTGAGGAGAGTTCACCCACCAGGAGTCTCTGCAGTCTCTCCAGGatgctctgctcctgctctgctggAGAAGCAGCCTGATCTTTACAGTGACTATAAGAGGCGATGAGACACTTGACGGCAGCAGTTGTGACAGATTTCCTCCAGGTTTCTAGTTCTTCTGGGAAATCGGCCAGTTTCTCAGTGATAACGTCTACAAGCTGCCATCTGGGAGAGAAAACAGTTAATAACTTGTGACACTGACAATTGACTTTATATTAGGAGCTAATTATTACCTTTCAAAACTGTCCACTTTCTGAAGAGCATTGGGAAGGTCTTTGATCAAATCCCCGATGTCCTGGGTGTTTGCAGAGAGTTTGATCAAACTGGCGAGTGCTTCAACAAACTGGGCTCCAGAATCTTCTGTCAGGTTTCCCAGAACGCACTGGGCCAATTTGGGGAGCAATTCTTTCTTTAGGGATTTTAAAACTTCTTCTTGcactataaaaacacataatggACATATTTCAATTAATGTACAAGATAAGAGTGAAACAAATCCCGTTGCTGTATGGACACTTGATTAGTACAAACCATCTTTGGGTCTCGCCGGGTCCTCCCTACTTGCCACCTGTAAGTAGGTACTGATCAGTGGAAGGAATGTTTCAGTCTGGTCTGAGAGCTGCTCCATGTTTGCAGGTTCTAAGCACCACACCTCAAAGCAGAGGCGGTGGGTGGAGgagttctgcagcagcagagcgcTGATGGCCTGAGTCTCTGAGGCCGGCTGCTGGAGACAGTGCAGCAGAACGTCAGTGTGGATGAGTCGGGCACTGCCGGGCTCGCTGGACACAGCCTGATGCAGGAACTCTTCCAGCGCAGGACTGGAGCAGGACAACAGCAGCGTGCTCAGGCCGTGCAGGTGCGCCTGTGTCAGAAAGATGCTGTTGTCCTGGGTGGGGTTGGATTTACTCTCTGTGAGGATCTGCAGTGCTGCATGACCGTAGACACTCAGCTTGGCTGGGGTGCCCTTGCTGCCAGGAGAGATGAGGCTCTTCTGAGGGAGGAGCAGCAACTTGTACACCACCTCCCTCAGATTACAGGGGTCCATGTAGCTGTGCAGAGACAGGAGGGCCTGAAAACATCGGGACTGTTTCTTGGCAGCCTGAGAGCCCTTCTCCGTTAACTCCTTGAGAACAGATCTCTCTACCGCCGACATGTAGTTGTGTAGGAGCTCCAGTTGACTCAGATCACGAAGAACGGGGGCGCTGGTCTTCAGCAGGGCCAGAGTGTTATCGGTCAGATGAGCACACAGATGCTTCAGTCGGACAGGGTTCAGAGTGTGAGAAGGAAAAGCAGTCAACTCCAGAGCCAGAAACCACTGCTCCAAACACGGATGCTTGAAGATCGAGCCAAGAGCCGAAACAAGCATCTAAAAAGGAGAAGAGGCCATATTAGATATACTTAATCTAAAAATagaaattaatataataatattggTCATGGTGTCAGCAGAACTGATTTCACATAAAGTCTAGAACAAAAGCTGAACTTTTTCTAACCTGCTCTTTATTGGCTTCTACAGCGGGCGACTGGTTGAGTTCCAGGAAAAGCTCAGATCCTTCTTGGAGGTTCTCTGCTGCCGCTGGCTCTGTTTCCATGTTCTCCTCAAAGCCTTGGAGCTTCATCACCAAACCCTGGAGTTGTCCCATCAAGGTCGTCAAAAGGGCAGCGCCCGTGTCTTTGGAGAACTGCGCAGAAAAACATGATGTGCTGTGGATATTTTTAAACTTGGAAATGCATTGAAAAGCGACCCTGCTTGTGCTCTCTCTTACCGTGCCAAAGTTTTCCACTGTTGATTTGATGTAGAGTAGGATCTGCTTGATTGCTACTTGGAACTCATCCATCGACATGAGGGCTAGAGTTTCCTCCACGTTCTTCCTGAAGGTTTCTTCAAGCAGAGTGCTCGGTCCCTGGCTATACGCAGCTTTCATCAGTGCAGTGTACGAACTGGAGGTTGGCGACTCCTCTGAACGGCATTCAGAAGACTTGAACTgcaaaagaagagagaaatataatttttccaCTAAAAGAAATTACATCCCTCGTTCAGTTAAACTGTCTTGGTGTTACTAAAAAACTGACCAGGTCCTCCTGGCTCTGCTGTGGCAGCCATTTGGAGTAATACTGATGAAGGTGTATGACGGCATGATGAGGAGAAGCCGCGGGTTTGGAGGCTACGAGCTCTTTGTCATACTGCAGCAGAGCCAGGCAGAGGGGCAGCGGCTCTCTCTGACAGTGCAGCACGTCAGTGAGCACAGCAGACAAGTACTCATGCACAACAcctgagggaaagaaaagatgtaaaagaaaatgaaggtgTGCATTAACACAAAACCCATCTTTTACCATTTCTGCTCAAAAACAAGTTGCTCCACTCTCCACCTTTCAATTTACAGCCATTTGTCCAAGTCGATGGTTTACCTTTGTTTTCTGGCAGTTTG
Proteins encoded:
- the urb1 gene encoding nucleolar pre-ribosomal-associated protein 1 — its product is MGQKRQSEDSAESETPAKKEKVPEFNGTVFKAMLKEATTAKKGLETFISIAKKLPSSDLYDVVEGYIKISMECAEIFKLLEGEKHEEMELMLIFESLEMILLRTASDLSHFNMVGSAIVKKTVSSYMKLVQGSLHSANHRFVRHCLGLLSALVSQGPEAAREVFSHIHINKALSGLAKRRDKKGRPDVRMAYIQFVLSFLVSGDNVTIGQILELKELLPEVLSTGLKEDRMSLVDLILSTLKTRVLLNKMLSKTQKVRFFTAAVLANIASLYKWNGIVDATTDDTKVVENSEHAGKSVIRDLAHSFLVDVCCSRKHGITFHDASFGTAGRAGNIVLLQFLVGLKQATEDELVAELVVNILKASPDILARYFKETQYSYAPRLKSAWQDNVRLLKKIYQAQPELSAVFQTSEVFPLPRLLSMMMVVSLPPVCNKAFFTQGLSFNNTAVQLTTLSMTNFFLKRASKNIEYLLEVHSSDVYTADMMVDLVEQYRETLSKILPDMTSIVAKWQSLSKKEKTEGEDKKTKTEGSSEKTDNKKEEPVAETAEVVMLKALILQVICLYQRVVPHLVNQCKFDFSKLFKGIVSEKGMRQEVPPVLQYQILQLALDLPASKFSWFRIQDAADTESPSAEKSVLYLLLQMFVSSSSSHLKTSTRMLVLKVLKDSGVFEYNWTELNLWLDQLTRVEPKHQETVILFLERVLVKLVCSSYTYTDKVASLVQEAAYLQANLSNQEGDAASITISHIDDVLDMLDVIMEGNDGEMEEFGPSLSEDLIIQTFPFSVVVPAALEARNKLPENKGVVHEYLSAVLTDVLHCQREPLPLCLALLQYDKELVASKPAASPHHAVIHLHQYYSKWLPQQSQEDLFKSSECRSEESPTSSSYTALMKAAYSQGPSTLLEETFRKNVEETLALMSMDEFQVAIKQILLYIKSTVENFGTFSKDTGAALLTTLMGQLQGLVMKLQGFEENMETEPAAAENLQEGSELFLELNQSPAVEANKEQMLVSALGSIFKHPCLEQWFLALELTAFPSHTLNPVRLKHLCAHLTDNTLALLKTSAPVLRDLSQLELLHNYMSAVERSVLKELTEKGSQAAKKQSRCFQALLSLHSYMDPCNLREVVYKLLLLPQKSLISPGSKGTPAKLSVYGHAALQILTESKSNPTQDNSIFLTQAHLHGLSTLLLSCSSPALEEFLHQAVSSEPGSARLIHTDVLLHCLQQPASETQAISALLLQNSSTHRLCFEVWCLEPANMEQLSDQTETFLPLISTYLQVASREDPARPKDVQEEVLKSLKKELLPKLAQCVLGNLTEDSGAQFVEALASLIKLSANTQDIGDLIKDLPNALQKVDSFERWQLVDVITEKLADFPEELETWRKSVTTAAVKCLIASYSHCKDQAASPAEQEQSILERLQRLLTSAEDVTAAEWNSLVKNGLKYRYRDHHFLDTLSSLLKVMYGDSEVQKDLIPLPTLHMMTSSHSLFLPTMLDSDEEPSRCQAKEALVSLLLCLVRKCPTVCNISHFVLLLGAYGATLNTSDQKLLLLLQEYERNQVSLLKFQSFLWGSAAVEHHKTRTSLGASLWKQASSDDLLALLKPEGMLQTIAQFPQRRRLILQEGSELLTNNNTVKDLGNVYDPCFLLPLFSSILQPECVIDCLKFVSSHALGFTVMCLSSYDPKVRAAAYHVLSCFYQHLEGARFREKGQLLYLMDTVKNGIHNPNQRLPFVMTTYVTKGAQQMLKPEDHMYMVLNRFLLSHQSLDFRRVPEFFKLFYGFDLEHKMEREWILSVLEEGISDGHCYELCEQQGIFRSILGFSSSPLCDDQSQAQIIRVLSQAARVNKAAYNLTKSCGLLTWMTQLVEKRNRDLRLLSAVVDLLHVLWFTNLGQKEKKVDAAETSVSAEEKPPSSVKCLPLPFVCEFLCATLAISRHLRLAGLKAAELSMYLETLCSILKHRGTALNVNKEAERLSLLPQPLSCAEVLVLLLCWASLSSNKELSAQIQVLSEKHKVKALLGMGRDKARSKGSFSQARTQKETLAEDAETENPGESPLTACRLSLSSILLHWKPVFPPSEPQQVQPGDKLDPSQLASDAAHLLTKWSLRCLVEASYDESRTKSFLRWVETAVIKHREILDVMLLDPGLKADLLRLYHRAFEAHCDSSVVARVETFQRFTNIMICLIEAQGHLPDLHQAVVSACLPEATHDSARCDAGLHLMSLYIHELWSGASSAELFLSHVSLVTKCKRGKESKQAQPAVRAICEDIISWRS